A segment of the Pseudonocardia sp. T1-2H genome:
GGGTGGCGTCGACATCCTCGTCGTCAACGGCCCCGGCCCGGCGCCCGGCACCGCGCTCGAGACGCCGGCATCGGCCTACCCGGCCGCGCTGGACCGGAGCCTGCTTGCCGTGGTGCGCATGTGCCTGGCAGCGGTGCCCGGAATGCGCGAGCAGGGGTGGGGCCGGATCGTCGCGATCACCTCGCTCGGCGTGCGGCAGCCGTACCCGAACCTCGCGCTGTCGAACATCGGGCGTGCCGGCGCGACGGGGTTCCTGCGCACCCTCTCCCGGGAGATCGCCGCCGACGGGGTCACTGTGAACTCGGTGCAGCCCGGGCTGCACGAGACCGACCGGGTCCGCACCGTCTACAGCGACCACGACGCACGGGAGGCCGTCCTCGCTACGATCCCGGCCCACCGCCTCGGTGACCCGGCGGACTTCGGGGAGATCGTCGCGTTCCTGTGCTCCGAGCAGGCAAGCTACCTCACCGGGGCCGCGATCCCCGTAGATGGCGGGGCCTACCAGGGGCTGCTCTGACCGGGGAGGGCGCTCTCCAAGGCCACGTTTCACACGGATCCGCCGCCCCGAGGTGCTCGTCGGACCGTCCGGGGCGGGCTGCTCCTGGGCGCTGCTCCCCCACCGGTGATCACGATCAGTGTGCCATCGGGCACCGTCACCCGTCGGGTTGTGCGCCCCGAGGGTGCGGGCGCGTCGTGCGGCGCGGGTTTGCCGATGTGAGGGTTGGGACTCAGTAGGTGCTGGGTTCGCTCGCGAGGGCGTTGAGGAACACCACGCCCTCGCCCATCACCCGCTGCCCACGCGTGCGCGGTGTCCTCGTCGAGGGCCCGATCGGATTTGGCGATCAGTGCCGAGTCGGTGCGCTGGCTTCATCGGCCGTCGCTGTGCTGGTCGAGCTCGGTCATCCGGATTCGTCGATCCTGGCACGTCGGTGCTGACGAGCTGGGCCTCGTTCCTCAGAGGGCAACCGCGGGTACCTCACCGCCGGGACTTTTGAACCGCCCCGGCGTGTCCGGAGAGCTATCGGCTTGAGTTCTCTGGCTGCGGTGTGGCTGTTCGTTGACGGTAGTGGGCGGCCTCAAGTTGGGCGGGTGGGATGTCGCCGGCGGCGCTGTGTAGGCGTCGGTGGTTGAACCAGTCGACGTACTCAAGGGTGGCGATCTCGACCTGCTCGACGCTGCGCCAGGGCCCTCTCGGTTTGATCAGCTCGGTCTTGAACAGCCCGATGGTCGACTCGGCCAGCGCGTTGTCGTAGGCGTCGCCGACCGTGCCGATCGACGGTGCTGCGCCGGCCTGGGCGAGGCGCTCGGTGTAGGCGATGGATGTTGTACTGCGACTCGGCGTCGGTGTGCATGATCAAACCGTCCAGCTCGGCGCGGCCCTGTCCGGCGCGGGTCCAGACGGCGTGTTCGAGGGCGTCGAGGACGAGCTCGGTGCGCATGCTCGTCGCCGCGCGCCAGCCCAGGATGCGCCTCGAGTAGGCGTCGATGACGAACGCGACGTAGACCATCCCGGACCACGCGGGGACGTTGGTGAAGTCGGCGACCCACAGCTGGTCCGGGGCGGGCGGGTTGAACCGGCGGCCCACGAGGTCCCCGGCACGGCTCTGTCCGCCCGGCAGCGTCGTGCGCGCCCGTCGGCCGCGGCGTGCTCCGCCCAGGCCCTGGGCGCGCATGAGCCGCTCGACGGTGCAGCGGGCGACTCGGATGCCCTCTCGGTTGAGCTGGGCCCAGA
Coding sequences within it:
- a CDS encoding SDR family oxidoreductase; the encoded protein is MAAASSGLGYGSAAALVASGAQVTICSSDAGRAEAAAAALGHGTLSVVANLATPEGAEGFVRDAAEVMGGVDILVVNGPGPAPGTALETPASAYPAALDRSLLAVVRMCLAAVPGMREQGWGRIVAITSLGVRQPYPNLALSNIGRAGATGFLRTLSREIAADGVTVNSVQPGLHETDRVRTVYSDHDAREAVLATIPAHRLGDPADFGEIVAFLCSEQASYLTGAAIPVDGGAYQGLL